The region ACAATTACGAGAGATAGAGACTTCCCTCGACAGATATTATGCTACTGTCGTTAGAATTAATGATATTCTTGAAAAAGATGGTTATGATAGAGAAGGGTTATCAACAGATGTTGAAAAATATAGTAATTTTCTCTACAAATTCAGGGAAAATTTTGAAGAGGCAATGGATGATGATTTTAATACAGCATTCGCAATCGGCTGCATATTTGAACTTATAAGAGAGCTTAACAGATTTCTTGATAGTAGACCTTCTGGCAGAGAGACTAAGAAACTACTTAAAGAAACAAAAGCACAACTTTCAGAAGCAGGGAAAATACTTAACATCTTTAATAAAACTCCCTATGAATGGTATTTATCTTTAATGAAAATAAAGAAAATAGAGTTTTCAGAAAGAGATATTATCGAAAAAATAAAGCTTAGACAAGAAGCAAGGAAAAGAAAAGATTGGAAATTAGCAGATACAATTAGAAGAGAATTCGAAATGAAAGGTATCATACTTGAAGATAAGAAAGACAGAACTGATTGGAAGGTTAAGATTGGATAGTGAATGGTTGTATGGATTGAACCCTGTCAGAGAGGCATTAAGAGCAGGCAGAAATATTAAATGTATCTTTATATCTTACAGAAGAAAAGATAGTGTGAAAGAGATTAAAGAACTGGCAGAGAAAAAAGAGATTCCTGTAATTTTTAAAGATGCAGTTTTCTTCGATTCACGATTCAAAAAAGGACATCAAGGGATTGCAGCAGAGGTTCATCACAAAGAATATACAACTTTGAATGAAATGCTTGAGATACCTTTCAGTAATAAAGAAATCCCCTTATTTTTAATAATCGATTGTCTTGAAGACCCGAGGAATTTGGGTGCTATATTAAGAGTGGCTGATGCCGCAGGTGTTCATGGTATTGTTTTGCAATCTCATAGATCCGTTACTCTAAGTTCTGAGGTGTCAAAGGTTTCTGCTGGAGCTGTTGAATATGTTCCAGTAACAATGGTATCGAATATAAAACATGCGATAAACAAGATGAAAGAGACTGGAATAATGATAATAGGAGCTGAAGCAGAATCAGATAAAGAATTTTGGCAAATAGATTTTATACAACCACTTGCAATTGTTATTGGTTCAGAAGGGAAAGGAATAAGAAAAACTGTTAGTGAAAAATGTGACATAATAGTAAGAATACCGATGTTTGGGAGAATAAATTCTTTGAATGTTTCAGTAGCTACTGGAATAATCCTTTTTGAGATATTGCGTCAAAGAATATTTAATAATGAAAAAAACAAAGAAATAATGAGAAAATAGAATTTAAACACTAATTTTTAAAATTGACCATTTAATTATAAAAATTGTTTAATAAATATTTCATAAAGAAGAGGGTAAACTGTTGTCTTTTTCCGCCATTATTTTTTATCGAGGAGATGATGAAGCCACCGTAGCTCAGCAGGCAGAGCAGCTGATTTGTAATCAGCGGGTCGGGGGTTCGATTCCCTTCGGTGGCTCCAGGTATTCTAAATGTAGAGGAGAGGTTCCCGAGTGGCCAAAGGGAGCAGACTGTAAATCTGCCGGCACAGCCTTCGGAGGTTCGAATCCTCCCCTCTCCACCAGCAAACTTATTTTTAGAAGTTTGCAGTAAAAACTTATGAGTGAAGTGTTAGAAGAAA is a window of Nitrospirota bacterium DNA encoding:
- the rlmB gene encoding 23S rRNA (guanosine(2251)-2'-O)-methyltransferase RlmB, which produces MKIRKTELIGRLRLDSEWLYGLNPVREALRAGRNIKCIFISYRRKDSVKEIKELAEKKEIPVIFKDAVFFDSRFKKGHQGIAAEVHHKEYTTLNEMLEIPFSNKEIPLFLIIDCLEDPRNLGAILRVADAAGVHGIVLQSHRSVTLSSEVSKVSAGAVEYVPVTMVSNIKHAINKMKETGIMIIGAEAESDKEFWQIDFIQPLAIVIGSEGKGIRKTVSEKCDIIVRIPMFGRINSLNVSVATGIILFEILRQRIFNNEKNKEIMRK